The proteins below are encoded in one region of Planctopirus limnophila DSM 3776:
- a CDS encoding 3-keto-disaccharide hydrolase, producing MPPSNRPTMHFLTASLSTQVAVLLFILACGGCAQNSPPEKPERTQSAETLPKASPSQQLPAPVIELEPDEQRLALADFLTFPEASDDVATSGWTEEGVIIRGTGTPKGYLYTQKTFENFRLRYDLRFPAALLSSASPLKENTGVLVYITGDQKVWPLSMEVQGKYVDLGSVKENGGAAKATQTFDKELQQKVIGPAHEWNSLEVISQGGALTVLLNGEKITTSEPNFLSSGPIGLQAEGFPVEFANLRILVLP from the coding sequence ATGCCCCCATCGAATCGACCCACAATGCACTTTCTTACGGCGTCTCTGAGCACTCAAGTAGCCGTCCTGCTCTTCATTCTCGCCTGTGGTGGCTGTGCTCAGAATTCTCCTCCTGAAAAGCCTGAACGCACTCAGTCTGCGGAAACTCTCCCCAAAGCTTCGCCTTCTCAGCAATTGCCCGCACCAGTCATCGAACTGGAACCTGACGAGCAGCGACTCGCCTTAGCCGATTTTCTCACCTTCCCCGAAGCCAGCGACGATGTCGCTACCAGTGGTTGGACTGAAGAAGGCGTCATTATTCGCGGCACAGGCACCCCCAAAGGTTACCTCTACACGCAGAAGACCTTTGAAAATTTTCGACTGCGGTACGACCTGCGATTTCCTGCCGCTTTGTTGTCATCCGCCTCACCACTCAAAGAAAACACAGGCGTTCTCGTCTATATCACGGGCGATCAGAAGGTCTGGCCCCTCTCGATGGAAGTGCAGGGAAAGTATGTCGATCTGGGCTCCGTCAAAGAAAATGGCGGTGCTGCCAAAGCGACACAAACCTTCGATAAGGAACTGCAGCAGAAGGTGATTGGACCAGCCCATGAGTGGAATTCGCTGGAGGTCATTTCTCAAGGCGGCGCTCTGACGGTGCTGCTCAATGGCGAAAAGATCACCACGTCCGAGCCCAATTTTCTCAGCAGTGGGCCGATTGGATTGCAGGCGGAAGGTTTTCCTGTCGAGTTCGCCAATCTCCGCATTCTCGTGTTGCCATAA
- a CDS encoding GNAT family N-acetyltransferase, whose translation MDKNLLPIDMTCSLVGPTVVLRPICAEDFEPLYEAAADPLIWEQHPDRQRYQREPFRQRFFEGAIASGSAYVVVDQASGKLVGSSRFYEWNLEAREVAIGYTFLSRSHWGGMTNGEMKRLMLDHAFTWAQVVWFHIGRDNWRSRKATEKVGAVFSHEAPKELSGILVDYTFYRIDADNYRKRS comes from the coding sequence ATGGATAAGAACTTGCTTCCGATCGATATGACCTGTTCGCTGGTGGGGCCCACGGTGGTGCTGCGGCCGATTTGTGCGGAGGATTTTGAGCCGCTGTATGAGGCTGCGGCCGATCCACTGATCTGGGAGCAGCATCCGGATCGTCAGCGCTATCAGCGGGAGCCGTTTCGACAGCGTTTTTTTGAGGGAGCGATCGCTTCCGGGAGTGCCTATGTCGTTGTTGACCAGGCGAGTGGAAAACTCGTCGGTTCGTCCCGCTTCTATGAATGGAATCTGGAAGCGAGGGAAGTGGCGATCGGTTACACATTTCTGTCGCGCAGCCATTGGGGTGGTATGACCAATGGCGAAATGAAGCGACTGATGCTCGACCATGCGTTTACCTGGGCCCAGGTGGTCTGGTTCCACATTGGTCGCGATAACTGGCGTTCACGCAAAGCGACAGAAAAGGTGGGAGCGGTGTTCTCCCATGAAGCTCCCAAAGAATTGAGCGGCATCCTGGTGGACTACACCTTTTATCGGATCGATGCCGACAATTACCGCAAAAGGTCTTAG
- the nadA gene encoding quinolinate synthase NadA, giving the protein MSLPVIQNPGEPATHFANAIAEDPLELMDEIEALKKERNAAILSHFYTDGDLQEIADFTGDSLKLARDAASITNPVIVFCGVHFMGESAKILSPEKTVLMPDLQAGCSLAESCQPEDLARFQNELRAAGRDIQTVAYINTSAAVKSLCDWIVTSGNAREIIDRVPADKEILFVPDQHLGRYLSEVTGRKMILWPGSCMVHEVFSIQDLLRAKRNNPQAVIMAHPECPRNILEHADVIGGTEKMRRHVASIAEPTTFLVATEANMIHPLQKIAPQHTFIPVPGIMTSTGETCACNRCPHMARNTLQKVRDALRDMQPEIVWQPFFADAQEVLRRSLLEPVKP; this is encoded by the coding sequence ATGTCTTTGCCAGTCATTCAGAATCCGGGCGAGCCTGCCACTCATTTTGCCAATGCGATCGCGGAAGATCCATTGGAGCTTATGGATGAGATTGAGGCACTCAAAAAAGAGCGCAACGCCGCCATCCTTTCTCACTTTTATACCGATGGCGACCTGCAGGAGATTGCCGATTTCACCGGCGACAGCCTGAAACTCGCTCGCGATGCCGCTTCGATCACCAATCCGGTCATTGTCTTCTGTGGTGTGCACTTTATGGGAGAATCGGCCAAGATTCTCAGCCCGGAAAAAACCGTCCTCATGCCCGATCTTCAAGCCGGATGCTCTCTTGCTGAAAGCTGCCAGCCGGAAGATCTCGCCCGCTTCCAGAACGAGCTTCGAGCCGCCGGTCGCGATATTCAGACCGTCGCTTACATCAATACCTCTGCTGCCGTCAAAAGCCTTTGCGACTGGATTGTGACCAGTGGCAACGCCCGCGAAATCATCGATCGCGTACCGGCTGACAAAGAAATTCTCTTTGTTCCCGACCAGCATCTGGGCCGCTATTTAAGCGAAGTCACTGGCCGCAAGATGATTCTCTGGCCCGGCTCCTGCATGGTGCACGAAGTTTTCAGCATTCAAGACCTTCTGCGTGCCAAACGGAACAATCCTCAGGCCGTCATCATGGCTCACCCGGAATGCCCGCGCAACATTCTTGAGCATGCCGATGTCATTGGTGGCACTGAAAAGATGCGCCGGCATGTGGCTTCGATTGCCGAGCCCACAACATTCCTCGTCGCGACCGAAGCAAACATGATTCATCCGCTGCAGAAGATCGCCCCGCAGCACACATTTATCCCCGTCCCCGGCATCATGACCAGTACGGGAGAAACTTGTGCCTGCAACCGCTGCCCTCACATGGCACGAAACACTTTGCAGAAAGTACGTGACGCCTTACGAGACATGCAGCCCGAGATTGTCTGGCAGCCATTTTTCGCCGACGCCCAGGAAGTCTTACGCCGCAGCCTTTTAGAACCCGTCAAACCCTGA
- a CDS encoding PIG-L deacetylase family protein, protein MNRPLRILVIGAHPDDCELKAGGICALYRQAGHEVTFVSVSCGNAGHHRLQPRELAEVRKAEADAVARLMGIRYIIMGQNDGEILPTLELRQKMIALIRREQPDLVLTHRPNDYHPDHRGTSQVVADAAYLLIVPNIVPEVPALRENPVIMYLSDNFQKPTPFEPAVVVDVTPVFESILDQLACHACQFGQWLPYTMLKPEVEGAAAIRQAAQDFYEGFNGPLASRFHKEIEATYGPEKAWQVQFIEAFEPCEYGAPLTVEAKKQLFPFLP, encoded by the coding sequence GTGAATCGACCCCTCCGCATACTCGTGATTGGTGCCCACCCTGACGATTGTGAACTCAAGGCTGGTGGAATCTGTGCATTATACCGCCAGGCGGGCCATGAGGTGACATTTGTTTCGGTGAGTTGCGGGAATGCGGGACATCATCGGCTACAGCCCCGGGAACTCGCCGAAGTGCGAAAAGCCGAAGCGGACGCTGTCGCCCGGCTGATGGGCATTCGCTACATCATCATGGGCCAGAATGACGGAGAGATTCTGCCCACGCTGGAACTGCGGCAGAAGATGATTGCGCTGATCCGGCGTGAGCAGCCTGATCTCGTCCTGACACACCGGCCCAATGATTATCATCCGGATCATCGAGGGACATCGCAGGTGGTGGCTGATGCGGCGTACCTGCTGATTGTCCCGAATATTGTTCCCGAAGTACCGGCACTGCGCGAGAATCCGGTGATCATGTACCTTTCGGATAACTTCCAGAAGCCGACCCCTTTTGAGCCCGCCGTGGTGGTCGATGTGACGCCTGTATTTGAATCGATTCTGGATCAGCTCGCGTGCCATGCGTGTCAGTTTGGTCAATGGTTGCCCTACACGATGCTCAAACCCGAAGTGGAGGGAGCAGCCGCCATTCGACAGGCGGCCCAGGATTTTTACGAGGGATTCAACGGGCCGCTGGCCAGTCGTTTCCACAAAGAGATCGAAGCGACCTATGGACCCGAGAAAGCCTGGCAGGTTCAGTTCATTGAAGCATTTGAACCGTGCGAATACGGCGCACCACTCACGGTAGAAGCGAAAAAGCAACTGTTTCCGTTTCTGCCTTAG